The stretch of DNA GGAAACGTCCATGACGGCGCAATGGTGGATAACGAAATTTTTGGTTTAATCAACATCTTCAAGTCCTCCCAAAACGAAATCTTCACCCTCACAGGCGAAAGCGAACTCAAACCCGCCATCCGCGTCCTCCATGACATCGGGGTAGAAACAGTCATCGTCACCATGGGCGCGAAGGGATCGGTGCTCTCGTTGGGTGGCGCACAATACAACGTCGCGGCATGCCCCTCGCAGGTAGTGGTGGATCCCACTGGGGCAGGAGATGTTTTCATCGGCGCCTTCCTTGCTGAGTATCTGCGCCAGAAAGAGACGCTCTGGTGCGCATCAGTGGGCTCCGCAGCTGCTTCATTGGTGGTGGAAGGCATTGGCTCAACCTACTTTGGCAGCAAAGAGGAGGTTTACCGCAGAGCCAATCTACTCTACGAAAAGGAACTTAAGCAATAGCCATATAACAGCGTAGTTAAACACTGATAGTTTGAGACGTGATTTGTTTGGGTCGCATAGAGAAAGGCGAAAAATGCAGCGTCTGCGGCGCAGAAGCACTCCGCTCCTTATCCGCGGATAAAGTGAAAGCAGCCGGCATGAAGGCTGGCAACGATAAACGTGCGTATCTCTGCAAGGAACACTACAAGGAATACAAGAAGAAAAGCAAGAAAGAAAAGACCCTTGACAAATGGCGCTATGGTTAAGAGGCAGATTATTCTATGCGGATTTTGCAACTTCACTCTAACTACATCAACTTCAAACCCATAGAGAAAGAAATCAACATCGCTGAGGAAGCCTCCAAAGAGGAAACCCGAGTTGAAGAAGTCGTGGTGCTCTTCATCGCCGTCGAGGAAGGAGACAACGCCTCGCTGGCGCAGAAAGCCATCGATGACGCACGCGCTTTTCTAGGCAAACTCAAAGTTAACCGCATCCTCATTTACCCCTTCGCGCACCTCAGCAGCAACCTCTCCCAGCCCTCACAGGCTCTCGCCATAATCAAAGACATGGAAGCCTACGCCAAGCAGAAGGGCATAGAAACATACCGCGCACCCTTCGGCTGGAACAAGCAATTCACCATCTCCATTAAAGGTCATCCGCTGGCTGAGATGGCACGCAGCTACGCTCCCCAAGCAGCCGCATCAGCGCAGGCTCAGGTGCCCTGCGAAGGCAAAAAAGAGGAGGAACCCGTTTCTGCGGCGCTTAAAGCCGAGGACACCATGAAATCCTACTGGCATGTCCTGCAAACCGACGGCTCACTTGTGCCCGTTGAGGAATTCAAGTTCAAGGGACATGGCAACCTCCAGAAATTCAGCAACTACGAAATAAAGAAAACCCGCGCAGTCACAGCGATGCCACCGCATGTTCCACTCATGAAGCGCCTCGAAATCGCTGATTATGAACCCGGAAGCGACCCCGGCAACATCCGCTGGTACCCCAAAGGACGCATGATGAAATCGCTGCTTGAGCAGTACGTGAGCGCACGCGTGGCAGAATACGGCGGAATGGAAGTCGAAACCCCCATCATGTATGACTTCAACCACCCCAGCCTCTCCAGCTACCTTAACCGCTTCCCCGCCCGCCAATACGTGCTTAAATCTGAGGATAAAGAGCTGTTTCTGCGGTTCGCCGCCTGCTTTGGGCAGTTCTTGATGGCTCATGACGCCCAGTTCAGCTACAAGCAGATGCCTGTTAAACTCTACGAGCTTACCCGCTACAGTTTCCGCCGGGAAAAAAGCGGCGAAGTCGTGGGGCTTAAGCGGCTCCGCGCCTTCACGATGCCGGATTGCCATGCCTTCTGCACGGACCTTGAGCAGGCAAAGAAGGAGTTCATGGTGCGCTTTGACCTGTGCCTGAGCGTGCTAGACAGCATTGGCTTGGTAAAAGACGACTATGAAATCGCGATGCGCTTCACCAAGGACTTCTACGCTGAAAACAAAGACTTCATCACTGGCTTGGTGGCGAAATTCGGCAAACCCATTCTCGCTGAAGTGTGGAATGAACGCTTCTTCTACTTCGCCCTGAAATGGGACCTAAA from Candidatus Bathyarchaeota archaeon encodes:
- a CDS encoding threonine--tRNA ligase; this encodes MRILQLHSNYINFKPIEKEINIAEEASKEETRVEEVVVLFIAVEEGDNASLAQKAIDDARAFLGKLKVNRILIYPFAHLSSNLSQPSQALAIIKDMEAYAKQKGIETYRAPFGWNKQFTISIKGHPLAEMARSYAPQAAASAQAQVPCEGKKEEEPVSAALKAEDTMKSYWHVLQTDGSLVPVEEFKFKGHGNLQKFSNYEIKKTRAVTAMPPHVPLMKRLEIADYEPGSDPGNIRWYPKGRMMKSLLEQYVSARVAEYGGMEVETPIMYDFNHPSLSSYLNRFPARQYVLKSEDKELFLRFAACFGQFLMAHDAQFSYKQMPVKLYELTRYSFRREKSGEVVGLKRLRAFTMPDCHAFCTDLEQAKKEFMVRFDLCLSVLDSIGLVKDDYEIAMRFTKDFYAENKDFITGLVAKFGKPILAEVWNERFFYFALKWDLNFVDNQDKAAALSTDQIDVENAKRYGITYVDEKGEKQYPLILHCSPSGAIERDIYALLEKAYREQMTGKAPMLPLWLSPTQVRLIPISDKFLDKVGEIAKEIAQHCIRVDIDDSASTLQKKIREAEQEWVPYTVVVGEKEVESGLLSVRDREVRGKQEALSVHQLVEKVSEKTFGKPFKPLPLPMYLSKRPQFHG